The nucleotide sequence CGAGCAgtcagcccaaagtgctttggtttgtttgttttagtcttTATCTAACAGTTGTGGAAAAGTGTGTGGGAAAGATAATgattaataataatctttatttctacaACACGTTCCTCAGCTCGAGGTTACAAAtgtagaaggagagaaagagagaaataaaaccaGGCAGTAGTGGTCATAAGATTTAGCAGACAGACGTGTGATCCACAAATGTGCAAGAGGTGGGTCTctaaaagttttttaaaaggaGGGAGTGAAGTCCAGAGTCTGGGGgctaaaacaacaaaagagcaTGACCTTTACTTTGAAGTTCTGACAGTGGTATCACCTGGAGGTTCATGTTGCATGGAGtaagtaaagtttatttatggagcagaggtcacaaagtgcttcacaacagacggacgagagagctaggagccggactgcagcagatcagagacggaccggacacggatctggtggaagtcttgtCTTAAagagcagcattttggaccacttgtaggGGGTTCAGGGATGCATTGCTCAGACAGGTGAAaagagagttacagtaatccaacTGAAGAGGcacaaaagcatgaataatcACTTCTAGCTCAGCTGTGGACACAAAAAGTCTGAGTTTGGCTTTATTTCTTAAATGATAGAAGgagtatggggcgccgtttgtaaagttgtgcacactgataataacagcaacatttctccacatttagctccaaaacgtcatgaAAATTCagagtgcatttttaaaagtcacttttttatcacatttagaggaatatttgtgattttcttcacatttaattttgttctgAATAATATAatgagttaaaatcactgttaaatctaaatattaaatctaaatctaaatgttaaatataaatctaaatgttaaatataaatctaaattttaaatataaatctaaatgttaaatctaaatctaaatgttcaaagttaaatctaaatgttcaatgttaaatctaaatgttaaatctaaatctaaatgctaaatctaaatctaaatgttaaatctaaatctaaatgttaaatataaatctaaatgttaaatataaatctaaatgttaaatataaatctaaatgctaaatataaatctaaatgttaaatataaatctaaatgttaaatataaatctaaatgttaaatgttgctccgcgatcctaaatatttagctcatatgcaaattcacactgccgccgaccggaagtaccaaaataaaagcttcacaaagcgatacagatatcgcGGTCATCCATAGTCTGTCAGGAGAGTCAGGACTGACTTGGACTGACTTGGACGGACTGTTGGCCGGACCAGCCACTGTGAAAAATGTCGTCAGAGTTGGCAGAAAATATTGGAAGAGCTGTTTTGGACGCCATTCGGAGTTTCCAAAATGCACCTTTGGTGGCAGCGACGACCACACAACAACCACATCGTTCGGTAAGTTTCCTTTCGAAGCTATGTGGGATAGACTGTGTTCAGTGTTAGCCTATGGTGTTATCGTGCATATCAAGCTAGCCAAAATGGGTCAGGTCTGTTAGATAACGAACGATGtacctcattttattttatatatttagttGGTGATAGGCACATTACCCTGaggaaaaagtgtttttaatgcagttaaaaCATAAATGCCCCCCAGAGTTCTGCCAGTACCGCGCCTGGACCAGGACCATCCCGCGTTTCCACCTTGACAGCACAACGCACGGTAGGTTTTCATACTTATAGttagattattttaattcttatCTGAAAATATatgattcattttcattttcaccaGTGTAACATATTTGACACAACATGATAATAACGGCAAatgtcatttatttgtattttattactcCTCAGGGCACCAGTAACTCAACTCAATTGACACCAGGATCAAATTTCCACACACCGAATGATCATTCTGTAAGTattcattcagtcattacatttttcactttaaaaaaaagtcttggtAATGCTATCTTTAGATTGCAATTTTCAGAAAACATTTCTATATTTAATACCATATGTAATTATCATTTGTTGAAgcattcaaaacattttaacCTGTCATTGATCTGATTAGTGTGACTGGTCTGTGTATATTTTTCCTCTCTAGAAATAAGCTGATTGTCATTTTGCTGTTTTGCAGGATAATTACCAAGGAAGGCATGCTATTTCCAGAGAAGagctggaaaatgttctcattttgAAAACCACCTTTACTGAAGCTGCTTCTATTCTTGGAGTGTCTAGGCCAACATTTTACAAGTTATTACAAGACTTTAATATCCCAACATCAAAATTTAACAATATCAGTGACCAACAATTGGATCTCAAAGTGTCACAGTTGAAAACTGAACATCCAAATGTTGGAGAGGTGATGCTTATGGGGCATCTGCGCTCCATAAATATTGTGGTTCAGAGACGGCGTGTAAGAGAGTCACTCCAAAGGGTAGACTCAGCTGGTGTCCTGGACAGGAGAAGAACAGCAATAGCTCGGCGAGTTTATACTGTGCCGCATCCAAATTTCATTTGGCATGTCGATGGAAACCATAAACTGATCAGGTGGAAATTTGTTGTTCATGGGGCAATGGACGGCTACAGTCGAATGTTGGTGTTTCTTCATTGTTCTAACAATAATCGAGCAGAGACTGTGAACGCCCTCTTTACTGCAGCCATTGGACTGTTTGGCAGACCCCTACACATCAGAACTGATCACGGAGGAGAGAATGTTAGGATTTGGGAGGACATGCGAGCAAGCAGGGGTGAGGGCTCTGTCTTACTTGGGAGTTCTGTACACAACCAAAGGATTGAGCGTTTCAACAGAGACCTGAACAAAAACTGCAGCCATGTTTATGCACCCATTTTTTATGAAATGGAATCCCAAGGTATCCTGGACTTAGAAAATCCAACAGACCTCTTTTGTCTTCATTACATCTTTCTACCCAGAATCAACCGCACTTTAGAGGAATTCAGAGCTGCGTACAACCATCACTCAATTTCATCTGAAGGAAATAGAACTCCAGTTCAGCTTTTTGCACTGGACAATCATTTGCTTCATCTTCACAGCTTGGAACTCCAGGCAGCAGAGGTTGTTGCTTCTTCCTCACTAAGCTCCCAAGCTGTGTTTCTCCCATTAAATAACAGAGATTTTCAAGAACTTTATGCTACCATTAACCCCCTGGAAAATGACAGCAATAAGGGCAAAACATTGTTTCAGAGAACACAGCAGTTTATTTTTGATAAACTTGTAACTTAGTGACCTGACAAGTAACAGTGACCAAGGGAATCCATCTATCCCTGGAGGTGTAAGTGAAGTATGcatatacatataaaaataaacaaaatgaatacTCTCAAAAACATTCTAAAATGCTGTGAACATACGTTTTCTTGTAATACTGCCAAGGTTGAAATGTGTCCTTTTTCTGGAAGTGAATGCATCTACTGTATAGATGTTTGAAAACTACAAGACTTCACATAGTTACTGTAGAGTTATACAAGGCTATAAGTATACCATGGTAAGTACCACATAGTTTTGAGATAAAATGAGTTTAAATGTTCCTTTGGGCTCTAGCATCCTCTGAAATTACACAGGTTAAGTGATGTATAAACAGACTGTGTATCACTACAACTGTATGACATTACTTCAAAATGTATGTATGACATTACTTTGGTCTGAATTTCTGCTTGAACAATATAACAACTTGCTGTGTGATATCTTAATGTAAGAAACTTACAACTAATTCTGTGCAATTCTGATATTAAACCTGTATCTGAGAAAAGAgaattcaaataaatgttgtcAGTGCCTCTTCTTCTATTTGTACATCTGTAGATCATATTACATTTTAGTTTGTACAAGGGCAGCTACTGTAATAAAACCATAACTTCAGCCTCTTATACTCAGAGTTataaaatgttggaaagtaaaagattttaaataataatacagaagGCATAAACTCTTCCTTTATATTCCTGTTTACTCCATTTTCCCATGAAGCATTAACATAGAAGGGCTATTGAAATATAACAACCACAGTAATAAGTAGTAATGCTTAAGGAACACAAATGCAGTCATGTTAAACTTTCATTTTGAACCTATGGAGTCCCATAAAGCACATGTGATTCATTAAACtttacacatgaaaacacacaacacaaaaaaatgaattaacatCTGAACATCAGAGAAAAAAACGTAGCTGGTGCTTCAAACATATCAGGCCTGACCTACATTTGTTAATGCTTTTCTGTGCATGACAAATCTAAGGGActagttttcatttcatttcttcagATGGTGCTGAATAAAGACCCATTCATCAGTGCTACCAGGAAGCAGTAGTGaaattcatcatcatcagccatTAATTTTGTGTTCACAAAAAGCTGAAGCTCATTAGCACATGTATGTGCAATAGGGAAATTTTTGCTTTCATCGTGAATAAATGTAACTTTAGGGGTTGGATGAAAACCGATGGCAGGGACCTTGCTGCTTCCTGTAGCAAATGCCAGGATGTGACCGGGGCTCAAAGCCTTCAGGAACGCCTCCTCGTCCTTGGTTAGAGTTCTGTCTCCAAATGCATCTTGCAGTTCTTTATCTAAAagcaaagtaaaagtaatgttgaCTTAGAGACTGAAAGACAACCTGGATCTCAGGATGACTATGTCAGTGACTGAAAGATTATTGTTTTAATAGTTTGGTGAGAAAGAAGCTATATTCTTTGCTAGAACTTGAAAAGATGGTATTCTTTAGCATTGTTATTTTTTGAGGGGTTGTAAGCAATCATTTAACAGTCTTCCTGTGTTGGGATATATTAATGTAAGACAAGTGCAATTCTACTTACTTTCCACACACTGTAGAAATTCCCGAAATTTTACCACCGTCATCTCCTCCTTAGCTCTCCTGTTACTCCCCAAAACAGAGTAGCTTGGCTTGAGGACACCAGCAATGAAGTTGGCTCCCAGCTCTTGGCCTTCCTCTGGTTTGTCAAGCAGTACACGCAAGCAGGGGTTCTCTCTCAAGAGGGACAATACCTGGAGGGAGATTCAACAGCATTTGAGACTGCTAATGAAGAGTATTTGTggttaaatattgatttattttctttcttttttttaatcacaaaccATTTctcttaaacattttatttttattactacgCAAATGTTTTATTGCTACAATTATTTGTGCAAATGGGagaaacaatagaaaaaaacCCCAGAATGCTTATGTTTTCCCGAGtatgaaagtaaataaaacacctcAGATAGAATTTGGACCTACATACAAGACACATTAGTCTCCAGCATAATCACtaacactgtaaaataaaaactttaattacCCATATGTATTTACTTTATCTGTGATGGTCTCTAATTATGtggttaaataataaatgtatcttcaaattagtttctttttttttggagggggtTTATCTCTGTCAAACTGAGTTCCACAGACTTTGCAAAGAGTACTGAAGGTGTTCTAAAGGCTCATTGAGGCTTCATACTAACACCATAcagaacaacaataacaacagctcACCCCATAGTAAGACAAGCCATCAGTGAGTTGATCAAGACAGCTCTGCCGTTGCAGAATGGCATGGTACAGAGCTGCATTTTTCACAAACGCATCTCTGTTGGACATGGTGACAGTTAGTGGGAGACCTTCGACTTGAAATCGCCATGAGTCACAGCAGCTGACGGCTTCCTCCAAATCCTCCTGCGTGGCTGCATGTTTAACCTAAAAATTATAAACCAAGAATTAAAAATGTCTGCACATGTACTGTATTTAATAAACATATAGTGTAAGTTGTGCATTCTATCTTACAATCCTTTTAAAATACCCTTTCTAAAACTTTTTTTGTGATTCAACTTTTAGtatgtaaaacaaaataaatttgactgaattccacaaatacaaaaaaaatctaaaaaaatgtaacaaatcaAATTCAGTTTCTATTGCTGTACTCCGATTGATACTTTTTGAACTAAAAAAAATTCTTTACATAGGGGAAAAATAATACCTCACTTAATTGTTTTCTATGAGCATATGTTTTGCTAACTTGCTAAGAAGCAATGGCATTTAATAAACACTTAATAACAGTTAAGCCATGCTCTGTATTTCTTCGTCTCACCAATTCAAGATGGATACAACCTTAAGTCAGCCATCCTATAATAACAATCATGAGCTTACATGCTGTACAACATTTACAGTATTACTAAAATAGCCTACAGTTCACAATTACACATCACCTTTTTGAGGTTCTCCCTTAACCCAGGGTCACCTATATTGTCAAGTGTGACGTGTACTTGGAGGACGTCACCCGACACGATGTAGTCCACAACATGTGGGGACAGAAACGCTGGTGGTTCACCTCCTTGTACAATTATCGTTGACATCATTCTGCCAATGGTTCGGTACACTCCTTGTTGCAAGTGGAGAATGTTCAATCTTGGGGCACATCCATTTGGGGTGCCTgaaagatcagaatcagaatcagaaatactttatttatcttggggggaaattcagtcattatagtTGCCCCTATCCACAATAAGTAAGagtatcaaataatattaatagaagaaagtaattaataagatataaatacaaatacaatgaaattaatgataataaaagtatgtacagaagacaaaataagctatgtagaaaataaaagatgatttGAGTCAACATCAACATGTTTTGTAAGGAAGGTGTAAACTGGCATTCCAACCCAATATTTGTGACCATGTAACCTTTAGTAGGAGACATAATAGGAGCCATACAATGGAAAATACATTAGAAATCAGAAAACTCTGCGATTCTGGACtacaaaatcattttaaaaccttCAAAAGCTCCGCTGTCTTGGAAGATAGCCTTCACCAGTAAACGGAAAAACTCTCGTCTGGGTCCACCAAAGTCAGCAGCATCTTCCTCAGCATCTTGCTCATCACTGGCAAATTTGACATAGAGCATGTCATGGCTTTCCACAAAACTTGGTCTTTTAAACGGACGCAAAGCTGTGATCCACACATTTGCGCGACTGATATGGACTTGTCTTGTTCCTGCTGATACAACTCTCTCACTATGAGCTTTCAGAAGGCCTGCAATCTCTTCTCTGCTGAGCATCTCAGAGGACCTATATATGAAAAAGACACAataagaaagacaaacacacttcTGGACATATTTTACATGTGCATTGCAAACATGAATGCATAATTATCTTAAGTGCACAGTGTTACATCATAAAAAAGTCAATGTTGGTAAAATTACTGATAAAATACAGTTATCAATCTTTGAAATGTACATGATGAAACTTGATAATTTGATGCACATCTGTTTTGACAATTATCTCCAAAAATATTTCACTTGGCGTACAATGTTCACACTAATGAATATTAGTATAtgcagtaataaaaaaaaccctgtaaTCTTACCTAACAACATGAACAGAACTAGGCATGTCCGACTCTTCCAGGAGACTACGCTGAATTGCCTCTTCAAGAGCATCATCTTCCTCTAGATAAACAGggctgaaaaaaatgaagacaggGACAACAGATAATGAATCAGGCAAAAAGCGAAAATACAGTATAAACCTCAAAGAATCAGAGATATAAAAATGACTGAAGATTTTAATTCACTGTTGACTCAATGACTCATAACATCAATGACCAAACGTATGCATTGTAGTGTTTCTATGAACCTCTAACAATATCTTACACAAATTCTGCCAAGTTATAAGGAAACAACTGCCCCAAGTCTTCTGCCTGTCCCTCGTTTTCACTCTCTAGAGTGCTTCCCCCTGTCTCCTGATGTCTGGCCTCACTTTCCATTGGTGAAGAAGACACTGGATCATGCACTGCATAAAGAAAATATCATCaggaaaaatgttttgacataaCACATACTTTGTTAAATGTGTCCTAAATTAGCCCTAATCCCATCTTTGAGTATGCTTCTTTAAGAATTCTCAAGAGGATTTTCTTAAAGGatttaggtaaaaaaaaaaaaagctattcgGAAAGTACTACCTCTCATTCGTTTTCAGTGGTAAAATTCTCTTTACCTTGCTAAACAagaaaaagctgcaaaatgCTAAGAACAAGATAGCCAAGAACAAAACTGATATCTCAATAACACTTCTGAATAAACATACAAcctgtaaaaacacaaattagATAAAGGTTTTGACCTACTTCTGTCTTGGTGCAATGACATTTCTTCCTGTCTGCCATTATCACTCCCATCATCACTGAGGTCTTCTGGGTCCTGATAGTGGAGCTCACTTTCCCTTGGGGACAGTGGCGCTGTACGCACTAAAATATATGAGCAGAAGaaggatatatatatatgtatacaccAATATCAACAAATTAAGgcatataatttaatttaatattcatacttaatatatttatgtattttttctgaCACGTTTATATCATGACAGTTGAGAAAACTTTCCTTTTCACAATGGCAACAATGTCATTTTGTACTCCGAAACATCAGGGACAATTATCTACCcatcaagaaaacaaattagATTCTAATTACAATGTCAACCAACAGGAAAAATCAACATTCATCAAACACACCTTTTCTCCTCTGCCTGGCTGGACTTTCAAAGTCACTATCCGACAGCTCTTCAGGTtcctgtagggggggggggggggggggggattggaCGACACAGAGATACTTATTGTATATATTTCTATCCGCCTCTATCAATGTTGCAGGACAGAGGAATTGAGAGTTGTACAGAGTTTAACATTGACATCTGCTGAACATTGTAAGACATGTTTTACCTGGGCAGGTTTGTGGATTCTTGCCATTATGTACAGACAGGTGCTGGAGGAAATCGAGCCAACTTCTTTCCCCCCCCATGAAAAATTGCTTGACACATTTGGTTTCATTAACCTTTTAGATCCCCGGATTGTACTCAAATATTCAAATGGAAAAGGCTGGCCCACGGGTAACGcaaatgtctttttaaatatGGCAGTTATTTCCTCTTGAAGTTCTGTTTCGCTCCAGTCAGACGTAAAGGAGATCTTTCCTATGAGGCCATCTCGTGCCAATTTAGTTCTGGAGTCCCCTCTTGGTATACAGAACATTGATTGAGGAGAAAAAGGCAAGCACACAATATCTTTGGTGTAATGCTTGCAGGCCTTGCTTTTTCTAACAAAACGTGGGCATGCAGCTTGTCTAGGAAATGATGGAAGGGGAACCTATAATAaggaaaaatataaacacaaacagagacatacATTACCAGACGTCCATAGCAAGTGCTGGTTTGgaaacaaatgtatttttaaaaaatatcttgTAAATACTCTCTTTAGATTGCCgatgttttaaagtgaaaaatgtaatgactgaatgaatACTTACAGAATGATCATTCGGTGTGTGGAAATTTGATCCTGGTGTCAATTGAGTTGAGTTACTGGTGCCCTGAGgagtaataaaatacaaataaatgacatTTGCCGTTATTATCATGTTGTGTCAAATATGTTACACtggtgaaaatgaaaatgaatcatATATTTTCAGataagaattaaaataatctaaCTATAAGTATGAAAACCTACCGTGCGTTGTGCTGTCAAGGTGGAAACGCGGGATGGTCCTGGTCCAGGCGCGGTACTGGCAGAACTCTGGGGGGCATTTATGttttaactgcattaaaaacactttttcctCAGGGTAATGTGCCTATCACCaactaaatatataaaataaaatgaggtaCATCGTTCGTTATCTAACAGACCTGACCCATTTTGGCTAGCTTGATATGCACGATAACACCATAGGCTAACACTGAACACAGTCTATCCCACATAGCTTCGAAAGGAAACTTACCGAACGATGTGGTTGTTGTGTGGTCGTCGCTGCCACCAAAGGTGCATTTTGGAAACTCCGAATGGCGTCCAAAACAGCTCTTCCAATATTTTCTGCCAACTCTGACGACATTTTTCACAGTGGCTGGTCCGGCCAACAGTCCGTCCAAGTCAGTCCAAGTCAGTCCTGACTCTCCTGACAGACTATGGATGACCgcgatatctgtatcgctttgtgaagcttttattttggtacttccggtcggcggcagtgtgaatttgcatatgagctaaatatttaggatcgcggagcaacatttaacatttagatttatatttaacatttagatttatatttaacatttagatttatatttagcatttagatttatatttaacatttagatttatatttaacatttagatttagatttaacatttagatttagatttagcatttagatttagatttaacatttagatttaacattgaacatttagatttaactttgaacatttagatttagatttaacatttagatttatatttaaaatttagatttatatttaacatttagatttatatttaacatttagatttagatttaatatttagatttaacagtgattttaactcatTATATTATTcagaacaaaattaaatgtgaagaaaatcacaaatattcctctaaatgtgataaaaaagtgacttttaaaaatgcactctGAATTTtcatgacgttttggagctaaatgtggagaaatgttgctgttattatcagtgtgcacaactttacaaacggcgccccataatgGAGGAACGAATCCAACTATTTACATGCTGGTCCAggttcatcacagatgacaccatagaagcagacggacaggcaggtatcattatgagcaacacaacagttagcctgttagcatgaagagactcagctggcgctgttttagatggtgctatatttcatcacagatggattcactgaatcaacacgtgagaggagataagcgctgtaaaatcctttgacactacaccaccagaccggTAGAgggaagtaaaacaaagacgaatgccattcatcacagatggaaacaacaatgactgtgaatggtttttggaaaattttgaaaaaaaaaaattagattttttttttttgaaaaacaaaattggaaaaattaaaattggaaaaaaaaattttgacaaaaaaaatgttgacaaaaaaaattttgacaaaaaaaattttgacaaaaaaaattttgacaaaaaaaattttgacaaaaaaaattttgacaaaaaaaattttgacaaaaaaaaaaatacaaaaaaataatttgaaaaaaaaatttgacaaaaaattaaaaaataataatttgacaaaaaaaaattgacaaagttgacctggagcctggagaaaaacaaattttcctcaaatttgaaattgtgctccaaaagcagaaaaacatgaaaaaaagtgaaaatagataagcgcgagtagcaaagacgtttcaacacggctttaaaatccttttgaactcaaaaagccgtggcagagatcggacggtgtcaTGGTTTAAaaagcgaccctgttaactggagactctcagccggatgcatccctcataaacgtctttagaccatcattaaatatctgatgaggatattttgaaatcttaataaaaactaaactagtttgcattcccaggaactccctctgtgtttcaacagctgtgtaaactccacaaacactgacacgttcagctgaaggtctccagtttacagggtcacttttaaaaccggaacaccgggaggagagacgcattcacggtgggctgagagaagactactgttacaagctgctaaatcaagagaatcacagcttcttcttttgaaaagtacacacacatacaaaaaagatagaacaaataaaaactaatgaaagaaagagaaatcaagagaatcacagatgtgtgtgatgttattgtggacggagggcggaataaaaacactgaggttaatctaccaatcagacacgttcagcattgcaggccccgcccccagaAAGCCAcgggacctttggaaagtaccataggggcttttcaggggggagattatctacccctgaactacatttagaccctgggtccactggtggAAACGCATGtggttcaggggtaaagttacTGCATCAAAAAGGTATTAACAGGGCTGAAACATGACATCCTTTAAAAGTCATTAAAAGAACCTTACGATCaattctacttcctgtttgttttgtgtagaATATTGCAGTTGATGTTTGCTCTCATGTTATTAACAAGCTTCCATCAATTGCAACTCATGTcttactctgctgctgtggacggtgATAACGAGCCAATTGAACGTCTTTATCCCCTTCTAAATGAAACTAATTCAGTGGAAAACTTAAATTATCATGCACAGCTTACACTAAGTtatacaaatgttgtttttaaaggttagTGTTCAGTTTCGTTCCTGCAGCCCAGCCTGAACTCCTCCTCACAGGATCAAAGTGATCAGGATGCTTGCAGAAATGAAAAGAGATTGaaacagcctcctctgctctgaacAAAAGCATTcatcttttatgttttattgtgcCGTTTTTCAAAGAGAAAACATGAAACGAGATGAGGATTTTTGCCTGAAAGCAGAAACTCTGTGCAGACCTGCATGTAGTCTCCGTCCTGACCTGAATATTAACATGCCTAATGAGCCTGCAGGAGGTTTGCGATTGGAGCTGATTGCTGCTGATGGAGGTGAACAGCAGGTCTCGTGTTATCAGACACTGAGCCCGTCTTAATGGCTCCTTTAGCCTGTTTCAGGGAGATAAAACCCCCTCTGTCACTTCTGTAATGTCCGTGCAGAGGAATAATAGACGCTGACAGGACTGGATCACCTCCCTGAAGAAAGAGCCCGAACTCTGAGACACCCTCAGACTGAATAAACAAGTCTTATACAGTAGGTGTACGAAAGAGGCCTGAAGTCTGATGTATCAGACATGCTTTCCTCTTGAGTGATTCTCAGTTATCTGTGAGTCATTTTCTGACTCATCGACTCaaagattttaaagtgtttctaAGAGGTGAAGAAGTGAAACCATGCCATTGTCATGAATCAGGATATGAGGATGTGCTGGCCTAAAAGCTGCAATGTGTGGTGGCATATGAGGACAAATCAGGTGAGCAGAGACGTCAGGGTTCAATCTCTGGGATCAAAAATATCTGCACAAAGGTTGATTAAATCTTCATCACTTGTCCTTCCTTCAATTCGTACACGTATAGTCGAGAGAATCTCCAAAGTGTCTGGGGTtaatcctctggggaccatgactGTGAGCATGAACGTCTTCGTTGTAGAGGTTTTAagtgaaaacaataaatgaCGGATAGTTTGCAACTTTTTAAAGTGCTCCAGAGAAATTCAGTGGATCACCAAATTCATCCAAGTTCCTCCTCTTGGGAACATAAATGCAATTACACGTTTTTTCTGGATGTAGGTAAAAGTCACAGATACTGAAGTTGTTGAAATTCAATTTGAGGGCATCATCTCTGCCCAGAACTGATTCTACAGGGTAAAATAAAACTTTGCAATCTCCTAAACTTTCATCTAGCTTCA is from Notolabrus celidotus isolate fNotCel1 chromosome 10, fNotCel1.pri, whole genome shotgun sequence and encodes:
- the LOC117819842 gene encoding uncharacterized protein LOC117819842; its protein translation is MSSELAENIGRAVLDAIRSFQNAPLVAATTTQQPHRSSSASTAPGPGPSRVSTLTAQRTGTSNSTQLTPGSNFHTPNDHSDNYQGRHAISREELENVLILKTTFTEAASILGVSRPTFYKLLQDFNIPTSKFNNISDQQLDLKVSQLKTEHPNVGEVMLMGHLRSINIVVQRRRVRESLQRVDSAGVLDRRRTAIARRVYTVPHPNFIWHVDGNHKLIRWKFVVHGAMDGYSRMLVFLHCSNNNRAETVNALFTAAIGLFGRPLHIRTDHGGENVRIWEDMRASRGEGSVLLGSSVHNQRIERFNRDLNKNCSHVYAPIFYEMESQGILDLENPTDLFCLHYIFLPRINRTLEEFRAAYNHHSISSEGNRTPVQLFALDNHLLHLHSLELQAAEVVASSSLSSQAVFLPLNNRDFQELYATINPLENDSNKGKTLFQRTQQFIFDKLVT
- the LOC117819841 gene encoding uncharacterized protein LOC117819841, which gives rise to MSSELAENIGRAVLDAIRSFQNAPLVAATTTQQPHRSSSASTAPGPGPSRVSTLTAQRTGTSNSTQLTPGSNFHTPNDHSVPLPSFPRQAACPRFVRKSKACKHYTKDIVCLPFSPQSMFCIPRGDSRTKLARDGLIGKISFTSDWSETELQEEITAIFKKTFALPVGQPFPFEYLSTIRGSKRLMKPNVSSNFSWGGKEVGSISSSTCLYIMARIHKPAQEPEELSDSDFESPARQRRKVRTAPLSPRESELHYQDPEDLSDDGSDNGRQEEMSLHQDRMHDPVSSSPMESEARHQETGGSTLESENEGQAEDLGQLFPYNLAEFVPVYLEEDDALEEAIQRSLLEESDMPSSVHVVRSSEMLSREEIAGLLKAHSERVVSAGTRQVHISRANVWITALRPFKRPSFVESHDMLYVKFASDEQDAEEDAADFGGPRREFFRLLVKAIFQDSGAFEGTPNGCAPRLNILHLQQGVYRTIGRMMSTIIVQGGEPPAFLSPHVVDYIVSGDVLQVHVTLDNIGDPGLRENLKKVKHAATQEDLEEAVSCCDSWRFQVEGLPLTVTMSNRDAFVKNAALYHAILQRQSCLDQLTDGLSYYGVLSLLRENPCLRVLLDKPEEGQELGANFIAGVLKPSYSVLGSNRRAKEEMTVVKFREFLQCVENKELQDAFGDRTLTKDEEAFLKALSPGHILAFATGSSKVPAIGFHPTPKVTFIHDESKNFPIAHTCANELQLFVNTKLMADDDEFHYCFLVALMNGSLFSTI